Proteins encoded by one window of Candidatus Nomurabacteria bacterium:
- a CDS encoding FtsX-like permease family protein: MTLLDIKRIIRSGFISFWRNGIVSVASLLVTTITLSVIAGLILLQAVLHISLEQIENKVDVTIYMTTGAAENKITDIKASLEQLPEVKTVTYVSATEALDNFKNRHQDDFLTLQALEELGQNPLGATLNVKAKDPSQYESIAKFLDTEQAKPDAGGVIDKINYHQNKIVIDRLNSIIAGARELGLLLTIVFVAISIIITFTTIRLTIYFTREEIGVMRLVGAENKYIRGPFMVEGILYGTIASILTIVAFLPLTYWLGRNMTEFLGMNLFDYFIRNLLQVFAIVLVSGILLGAISSFLAVRKYLRK; this comes from the coding sequence ATGACACTTCTAGATATAAAACGTATTATCCGATCTGGCTTCATAAGCTTTTGGCGAAATGGCATTGTCTCTGTCGCATCGCTCCTGGTGACAACGATTACACTTTCAGTTATTGCAGGACTTATTCTACTCCAAGCCGTGCTACATATTTCGCTTGAGCAAATTGAGAATAAAGTTGATGTGACCATCTACATGACGACAGGTGCAGCTGAAAATAAAATTACCGATATTAAGGCCTCACTTGAACAATTACCTGAAGTCAAAACTGTAACCTATGTTTCAGCAACAGAGGCGCTTGATAATTTTAAAAATCGTCACCAAGATGATTTCTTGACTTTGCAAGCACTCGAAGAATTGGGGCAAAATCCTCTTGGTGCAACACTCAATGTCAAAGCCAAAGACCCTTCGCAATATGAAAGTATAGCCAAGTTTCTAGATACAGAACAAGCTAAGCCAGACGCAGGTGGTGTCATTGATAAAATTAATTATCATCAAAACAAGATTGTTATTGACAGACTCAATTCGATTATTGCAGGCGCTCGAGAATTGGGCTTACTGCTCACGATCGTTTTTGTAGCCATTTCAATTATCATTACCTTTACGACTATTCGGTTAACGATATACTTTACGCGTGAAGAAATTGGAGTTATGCGACTTGTCGGTGCAGAAAACAAGTATATTCGTGGTCCATTTATGGTTGAGGGTATTTTATATGGCACCATTGCCTCAATTTTGACTATAGTAGCGTTTTTGCCACTGACGTATTGGTTGGGAAGGAATATGACTGAGTTTCTCGGTATGAACTTATTTGATTATTTCATCCGTAACCTGCTTCAAGTTTTTGCCATTGTCTTAGTTTCTGGTATACTCTTGGGAGCAATTTCAAGTTTTCTAGCAGTTAGAAAGTATTTAAGAAAATAA
- a CDS encoding CTP synthase: MRSKQAKYIFVVGGVISGVGKGVTASSIGKILQDRGLTVTAIKIDPYVNVDAGTMNPTEHGEVFVLHDGDETDQDMGNYERFLNTTLSRVNYMTTGRVYQSVIARERNLEYGGKCVEVVPHVPMEIIARITEASKQADADVTIVEVGGTVGEYQNVLFLEAARMMKIKYPKDVAFVMVSYLPIPSKVGEMKTKPTQYAIRTLNASGILPDVIVARAEKPLDAKRKEKLAFSCNVPTDHIISAPDVDSIYDVPINFEKEGLSTLFCDMLDIVCRKPAIDTVKKWKKIVQTIHHTKDEVHIAMIGKYFDTGDFTLSDSYLSVIEAIKFSAYAVGKKPILSWINALDFEGPGGKAKLKNLKHYDGIIVPGGFGARGIEGILAAITFARLNAIPYFGLCYGMQLMVIEYARNVLKLKDATSREINPSSRHLVIDIMPEQIEKLAKKQFGNTMRLGDYDALLAKGTIAHKAYGTEKITERHRHRYEVSREYINALETAGLVFSGTSPDGKLMEIAELSTKSHPFFLGTQFHPEFLARPLYPHKLFTAFIKAAYSRRQQNRK; encoded by the coding sequence ATGCGGAGCAAACAAGCAAAATATATTTTTGTGGTGGGGGGAGTTATATCCGGAGTTGGGAAAGGTGTCACTGCCTCCTCAATTGGTAAGATTCTCCAAGACCGCGGGCTTACCGTTACAGCAATAAAGATTGATCCTTACGTTAATGTCGACGCTGGGACTATGAATCCCACCGAGCATGGTGAGGTTTTTGTTTTACATGATGGTGATGAGACTGATCAAGATATGGGCAACTATGAGCGATTTCTGAATACGACACTTTCGCGTGTTAATTACATGACAACAGGGCGAGTATATCAAAGCGTTATTGCACGAGAGCGAAATCTTGAGTATGGAGGCAAATGTGTAGAAGTTGTGCCACATGTGCCAATGGAGATCATTGCTCGTATTACCGAAGCTTCAAAACAAGCGGATGCTGATGTCACAATCGTAGAAGTAGGCGGCACTGTTGGTGAATATCAAAATGTGCTTTTTCTAGAAGCAGCACGCATGATGAAAATCAAATACCCAAAAGATGTTGCATTTGTCATGGTCTCGTATTTACCTATACCGTCAAAAGTTGGTGAAATGAAGACAAAACCGACACAGTATGCGATTAGGACGTTGAATGCTTCTGGAATTTTGCCTGATGTTATTGTTGCGCGTGCAGAAAAACCACTTGATGCAAAACGCAAAGAGAAATTGGCATTCTCATGCAATGTGCCTACCGATCATATTATTTCAGCACCTGATGTTGACTCAATATATGATGTGCCGATTAATTTTGAGAAAGAAGGTTTAAGTACACTCTTTTGCGATATGCTTGATATTGTTTGTCGTAAGCCTGCAATTGATACTGTTAAAAAGTGGAAGAAAATTGTCCAGACTATTCATCATACTAAAGACGAAGTACACATTGCTATGATTGGGAAATATTTTGATACAGGTGATTTTACACTTTCTGATTCGTATCTTTCCGTAATAGAAGCGATTAAATTTTCTGCATATGCGGTGGGTAAAAAACCAATTTTAAGCTGGATCAATGCGTTAGATTTTGAAGGTCCAGGTGGCAAAGCCAAGCTCAAGAATCTCAAACATTATGATGGGATTATTGTGCCGGGCGGTTTTGGTGCGAGAGGAATCGAAGGGATACTGGCAGCTATTACATTTGCACGTCTAAATGCTATCCCATATTTTGGGCTTTGTTATGGCATGCAGCTTATGGTTATCGAATATGCACGTAACGTACTAAAGCTAAAAGATGCAACCTCACGGGAAATTAATCCATCAAGCAGACATTTAGTCATAGACATAATGCCTGAACAAATTGAGAAACTCGCTAAGAAACAGTTTGGCAATACTATGCGGCTTGGAGACTATGATGCTTTACTTGCAAAGGGAACGATTGCGCACAAAGCGTATGGTACAGAAAAAATTACTGAACGTCATAGACATCGTTATGAAGTTAGTAGGGAATATATCAATGCTCTTGAAACTGCTGGTCTTGTATTTTCTGGCACATCACCTGACGGTAAGCTTATGGAGATTGCGGAGCTAAGTACGAAATCACATCCGTTTTTCTTAGGTACACAGTTCCACCCAGAGTTTCTTGCTCGTCCGCTCTATCCGCATAAACTATTTACTGCATTTATTAAGGCGGCGTATAGTCGTCGGCAGCAAAATAGAAAGTAG
- a CDS encoding lmo0937 family membrane protein — protein MLITIGVILLILWLLGIVGLYTIGWYIHILLIAAVIIFLVRVIRGENPIK, from the coding sequence ATGCTTATAACAATCGGGGTCATTCTTTTAATCTTATGGCTACTAGGTATTGTGGGTCTCTACACCATTGGTTGGTATATTCACATCCTTTTAATTGCTGCAGTTATCATATTTTTAGTTCGTGTCATTCGAGGCGAGAATCCAATAAAATAA
- a CDS encoding glycogen synthase → MFTTTKKKKLNILFVGSEAVPFVKVGGLAEILSTLPLALRDLDYDVRVMIPKYAIIDEKEFPMETIVSQLEVPNKTDEAIICNIKEYVSDNGMVNYFLENQEFFEKRGSVYGYDDDPSRWALLARGAIEFVRTYEKWRPSIIVANDWQGGLIPNYMQAEYKDDPVMREIASVFVIHNIYYQGILNHKHISELEYDDGQTIIPAISDPAICKLNFMRRGIRYADVINTVSPTYAREITTPEYGELLDPLLQERRSRLFGILNGLNYDIYNPETNPYVEYPYTEKNLSERKKNKKILQQKFNLDGRPDVFVVAIVSRLTKQKGLDLVLETIEPLLDNYDFQFIVLGSGDSKYMSFFEELDKKYPQVATHLSFDTILPHSIYAGADAILIPSKFEPSGLTQMEAMRYGAIPIARKIGGLADSIEDYDPVAKSGTGFLFDKYDPYAFFGAFIRAHETHKHKNHWQDIQHHAMQANFSWEKSAQEYAKLFERARNQFNQ, encoded by the coding sequence ATGTTTACAACTACTAAAAAGAAAAAATTGAATATTCTCTTTGTTGGGTCAGAGGCTGTGCCATTCGTCAAAGTTGGTGGCTTAGCAGAAATATTATCGACATTACCGCTTGCACTTCGTGACTTGGATTATGATGTGCGAGTTATGATACCGAAATATGCAATCATTGATGAAAAAGAGTTTCCAATGGAAACGATTGTTAGTCAGCTAGAAGTACCGAACAAGACAGATGAAGCCATCATCTGCAATATCAAGGAATATGTCAGTGACAATGGCATGGTCAATTACTTTCTTGAGAATCAAGAATTTTTTGAAAAACGTGGCAGTGTGTATGGGTATGATGATGATCCTTCTAGGTGGGCATTGTTAGCTCGCGGCGCAATAGAATTTGTTCGTACCTATGAGAAGTGGCGCCCAAGCATTATTGTTGCCAATGATTGGCAAGGCGGACTCATTCCTAATTATATGCAAGCCGAATATAAAGATGATCCGGTTATGCGAGAAATCGCATCAGTCTTTGTTATTCATAATATTTATTATCAAGGGATACTCAACCACAAGCATATTAGCGAATTAGAATATGATGATGGGCAAACAATAATCCCAGCAATTTCTGATCCAGCAATTTGTAAACTTAATTTTATGCGACGTGGGATTCGCTATGCGGATGTGATTAATACTGTCTCACCAACCTATGCTCGAGAAATTACAACACCAGAGTATGGGGAACTCCTAGACCCGTTACTCCAAGAGAGGCGTTCTCGATTGTTCGGTATTTTAAACGGGCTTAATTATGATATTTATAATCCAGAAACGAATCCCTATGTGGAATATCCTTACACTGAGAAAAATTTATCTGAACGTAAAAAGAATAAGAAAATATTACAACAAAAGTTTAATCTTGATGGTCGTCCTGATGTGTTTGTAGTCGCAATCGTCTCGCGATTGACGAAGCAGAAGGGACTTGATCTTGTCCTTGAAACTATTGAGCCGCTTTTAGATAATTACGACTTTCAATTCATTGTGCTTGGTTCTGGTGATTCAAAGTACATGTCATTCTTTGAAGAGCTCGATAAGAAATATCCACAAGTTGCAACACATCTCTCTTTTGATACTATTTTGCCCCACAGCATTTATGCAGGAGCAGATGCAATTCTAATACCGTCCAAGTTTGAGCCATCTGGATTAACCCAAATGGAAGCGATGCGATATGGTGCAATACCGATTGCAAGAAAAATTGGTGGATTAGCTGATAGTATTGAAGACTATGATCCAGTAGCAAAATCTGGTACTGGATTCCTATTTGACAAGTATGATCCGTATGCATTTTTTGGTGCATTTATACGAGCCCACGAGACACACAAACACAAAAATCATTGGCAAGATATTCAGCATCATGCAATGCAAGCGAACTTTTCTTGGGAAAAGTCAGCTCAAGAATATGCCAAGCTTTTTGAGCGAGCGCGTAATCAATTTAATCAATAA
- the glgP gene encoding alpha-glucan family phosphorylase has protein sequence MNIEDWFANVKNTEDYKALERNPIAYFSAEYALDSALPTYAGGLGVLAGDYIHETVSHTFPLIAIGLRYHNAQHSVISMGAEIEEHIAEAKLVPLIDAQGVPVVISLPIGDRIVHAKAFIWNNFPLYFLDTNIEANHPDDRSITQVLYVEDRTLRLKQEILLGIGGFRLLKRLGHHPSVYHLNEGHSAFLGLELAHHEMEHRHVDFKTACDYAKKHVLFTNHTLVPAGQEQFSLETVTSLMKNYAEEIGVATYDIAELGKNGDAFSMTTLAFRLSSKANAVSVLHGQKAKILWPEHPMEAITNGIYLPRWDKIGAVSAEDIFKIHQTNKTKLLKYIFDITGETWHEDELLIGWARRTVDYKQPLAFFSDIARLQEIISKSHRSVRIVFSGPTENGNENANTLVAMLRALFAADLKGIAVFLPNYNLDIASLMTSGTDIWLNTPMIGSEACGTSGMKALLNGSLPLSTRDGWIAEVAMENIGWIIDEPNIGSKLLDVVEQEIIPTYYAHIKNQNESDWIKRMKAGRELILEKFSASRMLRAYIEEGYIPLLHQHHKE, from the coding sequence ATGAATATCGAAGATTGGTTCGCAAATGTAAAAAATACTGAAGATTACAAAGCATTGGAGAGAAATCCAATTGCATATTTCTCTGCTGAGTATGCGCTTGATTCTGCGTTGCCCACGTATGCGGGTGGCTTAGGAGTTTTGGCAGGGGATTATATCCACGAAACTGTCTCTCATACTTTCCCACTCATTGCCATCGGACTTCGTTACCATAATGCCCAGCATTCAGTTATATCTATGGGTGCTGAAATAGAAGAACATATTGCAGAAGCAAAACTTGTGCCGCTTATAGATGCCCAAGGAGTGCCAGTAGTTATATCGCTTCCAATTGGAGATCGAATTGTTCATGCAAAAGCTTTTATTTGGAATAACTTCCCACTATATTTTTTGGATACAAACATAGAAGCAAATCATCCAGATGACCGAAGTATTACACAGGTGCTCTATGTAGAAGATCGTACGCTTCGATTAAAGCAAGAAATTCTTTTGGGTATAGGTGGCTTTAGATTGTTAAAGCGACTTGGGCATCATCCGTCGGTATATCATCTCAATGAAGGTCACTCAGCGTTTCTTGGACTTGAGCTTGCCCATCACGAGATGGAGCATCGCCATGTTGATTTTAAAACTGCTTGTGACTATGCCAAAAAACATGTGCTTTTTACCAACCATACGCTTGTGCCTGCTGGTCAAGAGCAGTTTTCACTCGAGACGGTTACGAGTCTTATGAAAAACTATGCGGAAGAAATCGGCGTGGCGACATATGATATTGCGGAACTTGGTAAAAATGGAGATGCGTTCTCAATGACGACTCTTGCGTTTCGACTTTCGAGTAAAGCCAATGCTGTTAGCGTACTCCATGGGCAAAAGGCAAAAATACTCTGGCCTGAGCACCCTATGGAGGCAATCACCAATGGTATTTATCTTCCACGCTGGGATAAGATAGGGGCAGTTAGTGCAGAAGATATTTTTAAGATTCACCAAACAAATAAAACCAAGCTGTTAAAATATATTTTTGATATTACTGGTGAAACCTGGCATGAAGACGAGCTTTTGATTGGCTGGGCGAGACGAACAGTTGATTACAAACAGCCACTCGCCTTTTTCTCGGATATCGCGAGACTACAAGAAATTATATCGAAATCTCACAGGTCAGTTAGAATTGTGTTTTCTGGCCCAACTGAAAATGGCAATGAAAATGCAAATACATTAGTCGCTATGCTGCGTGCACTCTTTGCCGCTGACCTTAAAGGCATTGCAGTCTTTCTTCCAAATTATAATTTAGACATAGCCTCACTGATGACCTCAGGTACGGATATATGGCTCAATACCCCTATGATCGGCTCTGAGGCTTGTGGTACGAGTGGTATGAAGGCACTTTTGAATGGATCATTGCCATTATCTACTCGGGATGGCTGGATAGCAGAGGTAGCTATGGAAAATATTGGCTGGATTATAGATGAACCAAATATTGGCAGTAAATTGCTTGATGTTGTGGAGCAAGAAATTATACCTACCTATTACGCGCATATAAAAAATCAAAATGAGAGTGATTGGATCAAGAGAATGAAAGCCGGCCGAGAATTAATACTTGAGAAATTTTCTGCATCCCGGATGCTTAGGGCATATATAGAAGAAGGATACATACCCCTCTTGCATCAGCATCATAAAGAATAA
- a CDS encoding HAD-IIB family hydrolase — MTLPKLIIFDLDDTLSKSKTPISQTMAHLLSSLLQQKKVAVTSGASFVQFEKQLLTHVSCTDEQLANLYLLPTDGGSFYVYKEAWEEIYKEILSEIEKKKIITAFEQAFAETGIGKSNNPAGNLFDDRRSQITFSALGIDAALEQKRAWDPDHTKRKQIITVLTKLLPNYAISVAGTTSIDVTKAGIDKAYGIKQLLAYTNIPLKEAVYVGDALFEGGNDAVVIPLGITIVTVSGPEETAAYIESILTG; from the coding sequence ATGACATTGCCAAAACTTATTATTTTTGACCTCGACGACACACTCTCTAAGAGCAAAACTCCAATCAGTCAAACCATGGCCCATCTGCTCTCGAGCTTATTACAACAAAAGAAAGTAGCTGTTACCTCTGGTGCATCATTTGTTCAGTTTGAAAAACAATTACTCACGCATGTATCATGCACAGACGAACAGCTAGCGAATCTTTATTTACTTCCTACCGATGGGGGTAGTTTCTATGTCTATAAGGAGGCCTGGGAAGAAATATACAAAGAAATTTTAAGTGAGATAGAAAAAAAGAAAATTATTACAGCATTTGAGCAAGCATTTGCAGAAACCGGCATTGGAAAATCAAACAACCCTGCAGGTAATTTATTTGATGATCGCAGATCACAAATTACCTTCTCAGCACTTGGTATTGATGCAGCACTGGAACAAAAAAGAGCGTGGGATCCCGACCATACCAAGCGTAAACAAATAATTACAGTATTAACCAAGCTTCTGCCAAACTATGCAATAAGCGTTGCTGGCACAACGTCGATTGATGTCACCAAAGCTGGTATTGATAAAGCCTACGGCATCAAGCAGCTTCTTGCATATACCAACATACCCCTTAAAGAAGCTGTGTATGTGGGGGATGCACTTTTTGAAGGTGGTAATGATGCGGTTGTTATCCCTCTTGGCATAACAATCGTTACCGTCAGTGGGCCAGAAGAAACAGCAGCTTATATTGAGTCCATACTTACAGGGTAA
- a CDS encoding DUF378 domain-containing protein yields MKSLHTVTFILLIIGGLNWLLVGVIGWDVGQVFGGQAAIISRIIYILVGLSAVYEIVSHKKNCKECIAKGPVAPSAMPPQNM; encoded by the coding sequence ATGAAATCATTGCATACGGTTACATTTATTCTCCTTATTATTGGAGGTCTTAACTGGCTTCTTGTTGGTGTTATTGGTTGGGACGTTGGCCAAGTCTTTGGCGGTCAAGCAGCAATCATCTCACGCATAATTTATATTCTTGTTGGTCTCTCAGCTGTCTATGAGATCGTGAGTCACAAGAAAAATTGCAAAGAATGTATCGCAAAAGGTCCGGTGGCTCCTAGCGCAATGCCTCCACAGAATATGTAA
- a CDS encoding NAD(P)/FAD-dependent oxidoreductase yields MYDVIIVGGGASGMMAAAVAGESGKRVLLIEKNKNLGEKLKISGGGRCNITNAEYDVHKFLSHYGKAAPFLYSPYSQFGVKDTFRFFESHGLPLVVQARNRAFPHTERALDVYLTLEKILKKNNITILTNSPITRISHKDNQITSVFVKSKEYKAAKYILATGGISHPETGSTGDGFGFLKKLGHTIIKPTPTIVPLKVPDKWIHSLAGVSIDFMKITFFVDDKRILTKKGKVLFTHFGLSGPLILNAASEVSGFLEGGKVTATIDCFPDTDHGALDSRIIAVFDANKNKMFKNIFKNIAPEGMSEAILSLLPEMIDPNTKVHSITVPMRKHIVQLLKTLPLSISGLMGYDRAVVSDGGVPLTEIDTKHMKSLIIENLYVTGDLLHINRPSGGYSLQLCWTTGYVAGKQI; encoded by the coding sequence ATGTACGATGTCATTATTGTTGGCGGCGGAGCATCGGGCATGATGGCAGCAGCTGTAGCTGGAGAATCTGGTAAGCGAGTACTCTTGATTGAAAAGAATAAAAATCTCGGCGAGAAATTGAAAATCTCGGGCGGTGGCAGATGTAATATCACTAATGCAGAGTATGATGTGCACAAATTTCTCTCTCACTATGGCAAAGCAGCGCCATTTCTCTATTCACCATATTCGCAATTTGGTGTTAAAGATACGTTTAGATTTTTTGAATCTCACGGTTTGCCACTTGTTGTTCAAGCTCGTAATCGTGCATTCCCTCATACTGAACGGGCACTCGATGTGTATCTCACGCTCGAAAAAATACTCAAGAAGAATAATATCACTATTTTAACTAACTCTCCTATTACAAGGATTTCACACAAGGACAATCAAATCACTAGTGTTTTTGTCAAAAGTAAAGAGTATAAAGCAGCAAAGTATATCTTGGCTACGGGCGGTATATCCCATCCTGAAACAGGCTCCACTGGTGATGGATTTGGTTTTCTGAAAAAACTTGGCCATACGATTATCAAACCAACACCTACTATTGTACCGCTTAAAGTTCCTGACAAATGGATTCATTCCCTTGCCGGAGTGTCAATTGATTTTATGAAAATTACTTTTTTTGTTGACGACAAGCGTATCCTAACAAAAAAAGGCAAAGTGCTCTTTACTCACTTCGGCTTGTCTGGTCCACTTATACTAAACGCTGCAAGTGAAGTTTCAGGCTTTCTCGAGGGCGGGAAGGTCACTGCGACCATCGATTGCTTCCCCGATACTGATCATGGCGCACTTGACTCTAGAATAATCGCCGTGTTCGATGCGAATAAAAACAAAATGTTTAAAAATATTTTCAAAAATATTGCACCAGAGGGCATGAGTGAAGCCATACTATCGCTTCTACCAGAGATGATTGATCCGAATACAAAAGTCCACAGTATTACCGTTCCAATGCGTAAACATATCGTGCAACTTTTGAAAACATTACCACTTTCTATAAGCGGACTCATGGGATATGACCGAGCCGTTGTCTCTGATGGTGGTGTCCCCCTAACTGAGATAGACACAAAACATATGAAGTCGCTCATTATTGAAAATCTATATGTTACCGGAGACCTACTCCACATCAACCGCCCCTCTGGCGGCTATTCGTTGCAATTATGCTGGACAACTGGGTATGTTGCTGGTAAGCAAATATAA